ACAGGCACATGTTTAAGACACTTCCTCAAAGTCAGAGACCGTGTTCACGTTATTAATTTACACAGAGACATTGCAGGACAGCACTTGAGGACCAGCACTGAAAGAGCAGTAATTTTTGGTTTGAAGCACTGAAGAAAACTTAAGTTTCTCATTCTTCCTGGCCCAGATAATTTGCTGGAGTTCAACAGGACTGTGTTAGCAGTTTGCAAGCAACTAAAACTGATTTTCTGCAGGTGAAGGTAAAGGGCAGATTCACACCACTGGCAATGGAAGAGAACACAACTAAGAGCTTACTAGTGCAAGCTGGCTCAGTTTCTTAAAGTAGGATATTTCAGGTCACAGGAACTCTGTTCACCAAATTTAGCTTCTGACCCTAAAGACCAGTGAGAAATATAGACACTTCAAAAAGAATTTCTTATATTAAATACTTCCTTTGGACAGGTTACAAAGTCAACCATGCTAAGCCACCCAAAGTTTTTATTCTCACCGCCATTATAAAAGCAAGTGGCTGTGTTTTTGTTAGAGATTTTGGAAGTTACTGCAATGTGGTAGGAACAACTGTAAGAGGAAACAAGGACACATGCAGGTAGCTGGTTGTAAAATTCTACACTTCCTTTCAAAAGGTTTAATAGCATTATCGTAAGTAATCCTACAAAACACAAGAGACTGTCTGAAATACAGAACAATCAAATATAATGACCCTCCCACCAAATTTAAACATTATAGTTATATTTTTGTCTCTCTCAATACAGAAGAGTCATTCAAGTGAGCAACCAGCTTTTGAAACAGTCGAGGATGAGGGCAAAGCtacatgaaacaaaatgaagtgTTAACACTAAACTcacattttctctgtattttcatttaaagagtTGAGGTACCTATCAAGCTGCAACATCCGTTCTTATAAGCAACTATgtttactatttattttgaCTACAGATTTCACTGAAACATTTAACATAAACCAGCAGGGCCCCAAACATCCCTGGCAGAGACAAGCTGAAAAGCCCTCTGTTTAAACTTTTTCCCCACTATTTGTTGAACAAACTTTAAGTTCCTGAAGTTTTTCACTTAGATAAGTAGTATCTGCTTCCGTCAGATTTTCTGAATCGGACAGATTTTCCAGGAATCTGGTTCCCGCACAGGGCTTTCCTGTTATTGGATCTATGACTTTTCCAACCTTGAAAACAATTTCAGCCAGTTCGTGTTTCACATGTTTGCTCCTCCGCTCAGGCAAAGCTTTGAGAAGAACAATGTCTCCAACAACACACTGTTGCAACGGATCATGGGCAAAATAGGTTTTTCGTTTGTTAAAGAactgtagaaggaaaaaaagcaagccttGGCATTAGATTTCAAAATTAAGCAATTGGCAAATATATAGTTAATACAGAAGAAACTAAAAATCACTAGGGagaagtcatttttttaaatgagattcaGTTTGGATCATGAAGATAAATGCAACTGTGCACTCTGCTGTTTTTCCCAAGGAAGCACACAAGCTGAATGACTTCCCTGTGCAGCCCACACTTCAAGAACTGATATTAATTCTTATACATCCTAATATGTCTAAAGATCATCAGCCCTGAAATCAGTATTTTGAAGTTTACCATCTGAGAGTTTTCTTGctcaattaattttctttcatctaaaaaaaaaaatcaatattttttctttcttattggAACAGCAGAATTCAGaatcttttttaataaaaaattaacaggTTCTTCTACTGGATAAAGTTTTATACTGGGATCCACTAGACCAGTCACCTAACCCTGACTCTATTCTTAATCTTCTGGTCACCAGTGGTAAGTTATTCCACCTACACATAGCACAGCTTCCCTTtctaaaaatggagaaaatattgattttttaaaatctctaaaATGTATTGACAAGAAGTGATAAATACAAAGGTTGTATAGCACATCACAGTACAGATTCAAATACTAAGTATGATTATGCATGCAGGAAAACTGCCATAGAATTTATTGTAAAAGTGACTAATACAATGTCGAGTTTCCAAAATAAGGCATACTCCAAATCAATACAAAAATTTAAATCTAAgtgtaaaacaacaaaaacttacCTTCTCAATTGATAGCAAATGGAGTGCATTAACAAAGCACTTCAAAGAAGTACATTTAGCAGATAATTCATAAAGAGGTGTCCTCACAAACCGCTTTTCATCCTTTGCAGTCATCCCCACAGCCAAATAATTACACAAATTCCTTAAAGACTTTGCATTGTAAAGAGATGTCAAAAATTCTAAGAGTCAAATCAGTAAAGCATTCTTCCACACAGTACAATTACCATGCAAGACAAGTTGTTAACCAGCTTTTACCTTTAATAAGTAAGGATCTAGCACCAGTCTTGTCACTCTCACTTTggctgttttctgcattttggttCCTATGACTTTCCCAACTATCCATTTTGCATGGACAGCTCCACGTGGTACAGACATGGTTTAGTTATGGTCATCCAGTGCCTGGCAACATGCAAGCAGACATGTTTAACAAAGAAATAACCAGCTTCTGATCATTACCGAAATTAGGATTTCCATTTCAGATTAACAGCTTAATTAGGTTGCTTTGTGGGAAAAACAGGGTAAATACAAACAGCTCAGAACTCCATATATTGCACTATCTCAGCCTTGCTGTACAGTATAAGAAGGGATGTGAACACGCCCCCAGTTACCAGGGAAAGTTACTTCAGGATGGTAATAAAAATAGACATAACAGTGTGAGGATGAGATCTTATCTCACAAGGTTCAAAAGTTCCTTTGAATCATACCCATTATCACATACACAAGACAGAAGTGTGCAGCTGTGGAGATTACTGCTAATTTACCTCACACTCCAGCAGCTGTTTTTGCTGGACACCTGTTACCCAGGTCTGTATGTGACCAGAGTTAATCCAAATAGGGAGCAGCCTGTCATTTCTGGTCAGCATGTAATTCGCTCCTGTGTAGCTCATGATTATTAGCCAAGCTGACAAAAATCTATAAAAGGTAATAAACTTCTCAAAATATAAATGACACATTAAAGAGTTGCCTGACCTACAGGAATTGTAATCACTTTTGAGTTAGCTCTTTCCTGGCAGTAATCACACTCCATTACCTTATTTGCTTAGTTTAATTAGCGAGAGCTTTTCTGTACCACCCTTGCAAGAGTCACAAACAAAATAGATACGTAAACATCAGAAGACCTGAACCAATATTAAAACTGATGAAGACTAATGACCATTTTCCCTCCCACCCAGTTACATATTGTTAAACACAGCTGACATCTCTTGAATGctccatttttccattttgcaacATTAATTAACAATTGCTTTGACATTGCAACACATCTACAAAGAAGTTTATGGATGCAGAGACACATCTATAGGATAAAGTGCTCCAAGCAGCAACACTTGGGGTTGCATTTATTATCCTTGACTCAGCTGTGTGACCCACAGGGCAGAAGGGAGTCAGGATGAGAGACTCTCCTGTAAAGCAGGGTGAACCACCACCAGCCACACTGTGACCAGGGTGGGGAGAGACAAACAGGCACAAAATAAGCAATAACCACAAAGCACAAGGCAGCTATGAGGAGAACAGGAGTCATACAGCTAGACTAGGCATCTCTCATAGGGAACAAGAGAATAAAAGAGGAAGCTTATACAGATTTAGAGGTTTTTCCTCTGCATCTCCACAGCCCTCCGCACCAGGCCCAGCAACCTCCCTGGCGGCAGGGCTGAGGGAAAGGCCCTGTCTCGCAGGCGCCGGGCCGCAGCTCAGCAGCGTCCCCGGGAACAGCTCCAGGCCCGCGAGTGCCCCGTCCCCATCACAGCCGCCCCAGTCCCCATCACagccgccccagccccgctcacCGGCAGCACCGGCCGCCGCGCCTCAGGGCCTCAAAGAGACGGAGCCGGAAGGGGCGGAGCCGAAGCAGGAAGAGCCGCgcggcagcggggcggggccagcggcggggagggggcggagccTCCTGGGAGGGTTTAAAAGCGCGGGCGGCGGCTCTGGGGCCTGCAGAAGTGGTTGCGTGTGTGCGGCATGTGGGGCTGCTCCAGCGCTCAGCAAGCGACAAAGCCGCTggaaatgaggtttttttctcaccTCTATTAGACTGTGGGGGATAGGGACAATGAGGAAACAGGTTCTGTTTCCTCAGGGAGCCGCTACCTGTGGAGAGACCTGCCCTATCTCTGGCTACTGTGGACTCATACAGCTGAACCCAACCTGAGGTTTTGGTACAAATAACTGGTCTGGGTCACCTCACCCAGCAGCAACGTGttgtgctgtggggctggtgttggcctggagctgctgaaggagctCGAGGTGGGTGTGAGAGCTGAGGGGCTGTTTCTCACTCCATGTTTGGGAGGTGAAGCTCTTGGGCGAGCACACTTTGTCCCTGTGGCACTGAAGGCTGTTGGCCCAGCAAGTTGTTTTGTGCTCTTCCACCTGTTGTTAAATTATGTAAATATACCAAATCTTGAAGATTTTTCCATTTAGTTCTGAAATAATTGTAACGTGTAGGAAGTGAGAGCTGGCCTGTTGTCCTTGCTTATCCATACCCTGGTAGAAATTCAGTTTCTCTAAATCCATATTGAAGgtaagctgttaaaaaaaatctgtacagtCTGAATAATGGCAAAAAATCCTGACTCTGCCATCACCTTTGAGGTAATGAGCCCCTGGCAGCTCATAGAGCTTGTAGTCTCTGTTCCTGTGACTTCAGGTtgaggctgtatttttttttaattttaaatgtgttcaCTTATCTCTTTCCACTGGCAAGATTTTTGGCTGCTGCCCACTTTTCAGGCTGATTGTCTTCAGGCATTATTGTCCCATCACCTCTCAGCACAGGAAGAGGACAGGTATGGAATTGTATTTACTTAATAGGACAACACTGCAGCTTCCCATTTTTAAGGTGGCTGGACATGGTGAGAACAGGCTATTCTTTGTATGGCTGGAGACACTGTTGAAATAGTCTGATTGAATATATCAAGGGAGTTATTTGGAAGTTTATTATCAGTTCTTACAGATATTGAAGTCAAGATTCATGAGCTTCTCTTGTTTTAGTGCCTTATTGCTTGAATTACAGTAGAGAGAAGTTGGGAGGAGTCTTGCTGGCCTGGGCAGGAAACGGTTAAGAGCTTTTCATATCACCTGGGAAAGCAattctttgatttttcagaggGCGCTAACATACTGCAGTTCAtaggaaacaaaggaaagggGATCAAGTATAAAAGTTGttcttggattttattttcagtggcaGAACTTGTGAGGGCTGGATATTGATGCCTGCTGAAAAATATGGAGTTTTGGattgaaaagaatatttttttcttcttacttttGTTCAGAAAATGATCTGCAAGGTAAGTCTTGATTCCAGCTGGTGACTTTAGCTAACTTCTTTTTAGATTGAGAGGTAAGAAAAAACTTTGTATTACTGACccattttaaaacaatgaatTATTTCCTTAAATTGTTACTTGGGCAGGGAGCACAGGCAAGAAGTGTGAGTCAACAACTGTAAAAAGCCCACAACGTTTTCCTGTATTGTTTGCATTCAAATTGCTTGCATTAATTTCTGTGCTTAGGTATAGAAATTGAGGAACTGGGAGAAACATAATGAGCTGGGGGAATTTGTGATTAACAGTTGCAGTGACTATTTCAGCAATGACAGGAGACTTTCAAATTGTAGTGGTATCTGCATTAATGTACTTTTGCAGTTGATGCTTCAAGCATCTTCTATTGGTGGCTCTTAAAGTGCTTCCTAAGCCTTGTTTCTTTAAGCCACACTGTGCTCCCAGGGGTTTTATATTTCCAGCTGGTGTGAGGACTTTGCCAGCAGATGGTACAGTTGCTGTGCTGAACCTTAGGGGCAGACTGCTTTTGGGGGTGTAAGGGGAGCTTTACCAATTACCATTAATTCCTAGCCTGTCTGCAGCTGAGACTGAGGAGGTCTCACTTTAGAAAGTGCTGctggcttttttgtgtgtgtgaaaacagatgctttttCACTTCAGGGTGACTGCCCAAAGTGTGGTTGGATGGTAATAGTCACTGAGAGCAAGTGCCATGTGAAGGGAAATAGTTATATCCTGTGGAGAGCCCTGCAAACCATCTATTCACCTTGGAAATGCTAAACTGAAAGTAAATGGTAACTCTTGGGAAGTTAATTACAGCCTGTTCGTTGAGGTATTTCTGTGTCTGTCTCTAATATGCTGGATTCTGGTGGATTTATTGAGCTTTTAGGGGAAATGctggtttccttttctttctctttagaCTTTTCAGTTACTACAGTAAGTGGTACCTGATGTGTGGGTTGTTTCCCATTTGGATAAAGTGTGCAGTGCTGTGACACTGATAAGCATCAGTCCCTGCAAGAGTCGCCTTGCCAGttcttcttgctgctgctgctactggtCCCAGTTTCCCTCGCACCCCCATGTTTTGCTCAGGTGCTGGTTTCTCATCGTCAAGAAGGGAGGATACTATAATTCACTCAAAGCTACTGGATGTCATTTCTTTTGTCTTGGATGCGAACACGCTAAAAGGCAGAGTCAGGACTGTTTAGTTCCTGCAAGTGATATTCCTCATCACCACATTTGTTTCCCTCGTCAAACAAAACTTTTATTGgctttttgctggttttcatgaggtgcaggagaagctgtggatggTCACGTCTTCTGAACTATCTATTCCCAGATAGCCGGACAGGAATCTTTTATCACCCTGCTCTATTTTGAATTAATGTGTTATTTGGTGGGGTTATGATGTGCTCTGATCTGTCGCATTTCGCAGCTTGTGGGTCTTGAGCTCAGATCCCTTTGgcaactgcagaaataaatcACTGGAGCTCAGTGACACAAACTCTGTCTCAAAACAAGTTGCACATGATTCACAGTTAAAAGTTGCTATTAGTGATGATCTAGAGTGGATTGCTTTTGCATTAAAGCAAGAGATTGCAAACCCAGATTGTCTTATTCGGCAAGATTTCACTTATTTGGAGAAGTTACTTTTCTAAAAGCTTGGCTGTTAAGTGCTTTTGCTTATGTTGTCAGTATTTGACATTCATTTAGGCTATTCAGTGTGAAaaccttttctatttctttaccAGTGCAATTGATTAAAATGCAGTGTACATTTCTTGGGAAAATTTGATattcaaaaatgtctttttgctGTGAGTCAGAATGTACTTTTCCATGGAATAAAaattctggaaaggaaaaaaatgctattgGAAATGTTGAACAAATTATATTGTCATTTCAACCAggttatataaaaaaaagaaagaacttcAAAGTTAAAATGAAAGGCTCTGTGTTTGTCATATTTCGTGAAAATTAATACATTCTTCTGCAGTCGTTCAATTTTCTGTTCAGCATTTTCCATATGAAACTCTTTGAGAATGTTCTGTACTGGCCCTAACTCCAAGttcctgtttaatttaattGGCTGTTTcaaattacatatttaaaatgaattatgaagcttttttcctcctttgtctTCAGCTATTTGTGTTTCTTCTAGAACTAATAGGAAAAGGGGTTATTTTCAATGTTGTATAGTAGTTTGTAGTTCTCATGCTTTAACTGCTGTATCCAGTGATGCAACTATTTACAGCAAATCtctgattttgaagaaaactgaaCAGGAAAGGCCTTTGGAGTGTAACAGGTTAACATACAATCTTGCTGTTAGCTGTGTTGCAGCTTGCAGATTAGagataaaaaaattactggCATAATTACTGCTGGTTTGGATACCTTCACATGATGCTCCCCTGTCCGATATTCCTGTGGTCACATTACACCACACTGTTGTGGTCATTTATTGGTTTCTAAATATTCCTTTCCCCTTAATTGAAAACAGTTTCGTATGCTAAATAGAATGGACGTGAGCTTTGCTCACTAGTGTGTGCTGAGGTGTTGCCTAAATTATACAGGAAATGCAGCCCATTCCTCTAAGGAAATATTCCCTGAGGACACAGGGGTCCCCTGGGGTGATGGGATTTGGACTGTGAGTGTCTGTCCCTGAAGCACCTGGGCTTGCACTGGTTCTTGGTGGTGGGAACTGGTGGCAAGGACCAGTTTGGGATGGGTGCTTTGGGAGTGTATAGCTCCTCCTGTTCTTGAGGTGGGAGCAGATACTGTCAACACTATTTTGGACAGAAGTTCAGAAAGGTAGAAATTTCATTCCATGATTTTCCAGCATCATAGTATTGTTAGTGAATTTTTCTCGGCATACAGCTTGTCTGCAATTTAATTAACCCCATTATTCCTTGTCCTAACCATTGTGGTCGTGAAGAGCAAACGTCTCACCACACTTGTCCATTCTCTGTACTAACCAGTACTTTCATTTTACCACAGATTATTTTCTAGACTTTGGATTCTCTCCAGTTAGCTCATTACCTTTCCTGAAGAGTGttgccaaaaccaaacaagactTCAGCAGAAGCTTTACCACAGCCAGCTGGAGGGATAGGACTCCTCAACTGCTCTCAGATGAATTTCCTCCTGAGATTTACTTCTCCACTCCGAGTCATCAAAAGTACTTGTTCTCAACTTTGCTTCTGATGTCCGTATGATTTGGTAATTAACTCATCTGTTCTCTGCCTCAACACaggttgaaaagaaaaaattccatGTATATTTTACCTCCTATTTAGCTACTTGAAACTTTTGGATGAGGGGCACATACAAAGTAAGTGGAAAATAATCAGTACATTTGGAAGCCAATTTAGAGCTCAGAGAAGCAAAGAAGGTTACAAGATATTTTATAAAATCCCGGAAGGTACaaacaaatggaaattttcAGGTTAAACTAGAACTTTATTTTGGAATTCCTTAAGGAGAGATTCAGAGTCTGACACGCTATAATGGTCTTATATTGTAGGAAGCCAAGAATGCCTGTCTCTTCTTGACCTATATAGTTCATAGAGACAATATAGGTTGTGCAAGTCAGAGCTCttaattttataaagaaataagaaaacttcAGACTGGTTTCCTGTGCTCAGAAGTGAATATGAGAACTGCATAGTGCAGATGCACACTATCATTCAACTCCGACTTTCAACATTTGGTTTGAATGGTATCCACAAAACCCTCGTGGCTGTGGAAGTAGCAAGTCTCATTAATTTTTGTCATGGCAGGCAGTCAATTGCATTTAGGATAGAAGATTTGTGAAAGGATTTTCTGTAggcttctgaaaattaaattcattttacttCACAAAAactccactggaaaaaaatttgtTCTAAATAGCTTTCATAATTGTGAATTAGTATGTCCAATGGGAGACGGTAAACTCAGCTTTATTTCACTGCATGTATTCTTGGTATTTGTATCATTTCAGGGAGTTAAGATACAATTTTGCAGAGAAACTCAATAGGTGAGTTGCTCAAGGAGCCATAactgatgaaaaataattgaattagATTGGATATCATGAGGTTTTGCTGTGTGATGTAGCTCCCTACTGGGTATTTTACGAGTGTCCACTGATGGATTTGGTACAAACCACAGAGACCTTTGAGAATGTTAATTTTCCTTGGATGTGTAAAAGTGATGAGGAATGTCATATTCCTGGTGGCATTATTCAAAACCCAGGTGTTTCACGAAACTGTGAACATCCATCCATTGCAGAGTTTTGTTGCAAGAGGCTGCTGAATCGCATGGACGTAGGTGACTGTATGGATGTTCTTTCTAGTAGCGTAGGAACCCAGCATTTGCTGATGTCCGAGGAGAGACAGGAGTGACATTTTGGAGCAATTTACTTTAAGGAGCAAACTAAATTTAAAGGtcaaacagatttttgtttcaaCATCCTTTCTTATTGGACacaaaaatgcatatttaaagGTGACTTTATTCTGCAAGTTTGGACTCACCCTACTTTGGAATCTATCCAAGAAAACATTACTGAATTTCCAGTCCTAAGTGTGATGCATGTTTGATTTCAGGTGTGGCTATCCTCATAAACCGAAAAATATGTCCATCCGAGGCCTGAAGAAGAAACAACCAAAGACATTTAAAGTCAAAATTATAACAGTGGATGCTGAGATGGAGTTCAGCTGTGAGGTAAGAGTCCTCAAGAATGTTAGAAAGATGGAGACTGACCTTGGTATTAGCAAGACATACATTTGAAAAGTTCAGATCATCACTTCTCCACAAAATTATCTTTCCGTAAGTGACACGGCTCTTTAAGAGCCAGTTTGGATAAAGAAGTTGGGTCAGAGCTGGTCCTAAGATGTTgcttataaaataatttataaaattgtACTTTGTGCTCGGTGGGTCAGGGACATTCTCTTCAAATTTGCCATGTGGaaactgcagtttttctttaaCTACAATGGCTGTTTTGTGTCTCTgggcagaaaaaataaaatcaaatgaaaaagctAGCTTTTCTTCTATTAGTTATGGCTGCCTAGTAAATTGGATAGAGAAGTcacaactgcagaaaaatatggaagaaaacataGCAATTGATCAATTGCTAGATGAACTGGGCTGTGCTGTTGAGGAGACAGAACTGGGCCTGATTAATTGCTAATCatccagcaaaagcaaaaaagacagTTATTTTGAGGAGTTAGAAAACTGAGGTGCAGTGGGACTGGATATTCTAGTGAGAGACTTGATTGCCTTGTGGGGCATTTAGTATTTCATTTACTAGGTGCCTCAGAAACAGTATAGATAGTCACAAACAGTGTATTTCTGTGCCCTACTGACCTAGAATACTTGCAGAGTTGTGAAAATAAAGGATTTGGAAAATTTAGAGATCAGAGTCCTGGTTAACAAATCCAGCTTGATGTATTCCTTCCTTTGCCAactctcccttctccccagaTACTGCTCTTTTGCTGGGAGGATTTCCTGCTTTCCATCCAAATATTGCACAAAAGTTGTGTTATTTTGCCATTAAGTTTTTAGTGGCTGATGTGTTCAATTAGACAAAATACTTTTAACTTATAGCTAAATAGAAGAAACAGATGTGCAGCCTCTTCAGTGAAAAAGTCATGTGTGTGAGAATTTTGGGAGCTTTAATCAAAGTTTGTTCTCCATGGAGCCAGGCTAGCAAATGACTCTAGAAGACAGGCTCCTGTTCATTTAAATCCGAGTAGCATAAAGACTTGGCTTGGTGCCACTGAAATACCTGAGCTATGTGAAAATTTGCTTTGATTGTTTGGCATTTCTATACCATGCCCTGACACTCCTTTGGTTTCCCCTCACTGTCTCTCCAATTTATATAAACTATTaagtaacattttaataaatattgatAAAGCCTTGGTGTGTCCTTGGGAATCAATAGCACAATCCTCATTCTCTGTGCTTATAAAGTGCCTGATGTTAATGGTTAAATgaccagagctgctctgtgaaTGTGTCtctggaggagaggaagagaggtaGAGCGTTGGAACTACTGCACCTTTTCTGTAGACAAAAATACGGATATTTCATTGGAAAGCTAAAGGTAAAGAAGAGTTCATAGGAGTAAAGCAAATGGTAGCCTGGTTTCCTTGGCTAAAATGTAACTAATTCCTTTAAGATATATCTGattctcttaattttctttctatcttTTAGATGAAGTGGAAGGGAAAGGACTTGTTTGACCTGGTGTGCCGAGCACTTGGTTTAAGGGAGACGTGGTTCTTCGGCTTGCAGTACACAATGAAAGGAATATGCACCTGGTTAAAGATGGACAAAAAGgtacaggaaacaaaaaatagtgTGGCAATTTTCTACTTATAGGAAGATTTACATTTTTAGCTCAGGAGCTAAAGGAATGTGTTATATGACAACTCATAATTTTAGATGGTATCATTTTTTAAGACTAAAGTTGTGTTAATGTGGTCTAATTGCTTCTATGGCATTTGACCTGAAGTGTGACACACTAATCACCTCTATATGCACTGATTGCTGTTAGATTAAAGCTCAGCACTACCCTTCCTTCTAAAATTGTCCATATTCTAAAATATGGAAAAGTTGCTTTTGGTGGATTATTGGCTGTTTTCTGGGTTTCCTCTGGAATATTATTTTGAGACACTTAAGTACAATTTTTACTGCTGATTTTATCTTTGAACAGGTTCTAGATCAAGAAATCCCCAAAGAAGATCCcattagctttcattttttggCTAAATTCTACCCTGAGAAGGTAGAAGAGGAACTATTACAGGAAATTACCCAGCATTTATTCTTCCTTCAGGTCAGGAACAGTGTTTTGACCATGAATTCCTTCTGTATTTACCCCAGTCCTTTTGTATTGTCTTTAATCTTGTTGGCAGCTGTTGGTCTCAGAATGATTCTGTTGGCTTCAACTGTATCACTGTGTAAAGATctcatttttatgaaatataaaCATCTCTCCTGACTGCTGTCTTTTGTGTACTGATAACCTGAATGCTGGTTGCCTTCTGCAGGCTTTTTGTTCTCTTGATGGCCTTTTACTGTTTGTGATAGGAATGGGAGTTAAATTGCTGAGACCTGTAGTTTCATGTAAAATGACTTTTACACCTAGCACTTTGGGTGATAATTCAACACCTGGCTAttctggatttgttttgttcctATAGTATGTgttccaaaaaaaccaaaccaaccaaaaaacccaaacaaaatccGTGCAAGGCTGGCACTGATTGAATAACTGTGAGGCTTTTGCTCTAACTGGTTAGTTCTGAGAAGTATAAAGTGAAACCATCACTTTTATCAGCTGAAGGAGCTTTCTTGAGGACTGCGGCATCTGCTCTGGCTGCAGATGAGTTGGATGAAGAGAGTCTCAACTGCTCGTTGTCATTGTTGTCTTAGACCTGCTGGCGAAGCCTCTTGTGTAACCATTCCCTAACCTAGTTCTTTCAAAATGAGCAGGATTAGAAGAGGCCTGTTATTAGATGTGTGCACTGTGTGGGAGAGTGACTACACAGGTGATTATGGTGGCAGTTGTGAAagtggagaaggaaggaatggTGATAAACAGCTGGGGACAATCAGCTTTTTTACCCATATCAGCTGTAGATGGAACAAGACCTGTGACTACAGCCTATCCCTGTACATGGTCTGCACACCATGGTGCTTCTTACAAATTTCCATGAGATGGAagccaataaaaataataaaattaaccCCACATATGCACTGATGCTTGTAGCTTTGCAGAGGCAGTTTTATTTGccacttgttttttcttttgtcccaGAAATTTGGGGTTCTCTTGGCTCTCTTAAAAAGTAGATGGAGCAAATTCTTGGAGTGCAATTTGTTATCAAAATAAAGATGCATCAACCAGAAAAAGCCAtagctgcagcagcaggctgtACCTGTAGCAAGAGGTGTACAAGTATTGAGTTTTGGATGGTCATTTGTTGGTCAGTTTTGTTCTAATTGTTGTGACATACAGCTTCTCTCCTGAGTTGCTGTGGAGTCTTCTGCAAGTTACAGCCTTGTGGTGTTGCTTTATTCTGGTGGCTTTCAGCAGGATGTGTCTGTGCAAGCAGAGTGGGTGTATGGAATAAACTGTCTGCATCTGTAAATAAACACAGTAAAT
The Caloenas nicobarica isolate bCalNic1 chromosome 17, bCalNic1.hap1, whole genome shotgun sequence genome window above contains:
- the MRPS17 gene encoding small ribosomal subunit protein uS17m; the protein is MSVPRGAVHAKWIVGKVIGTKMQKTAKVRVTRLVLDPYLLKFFNKRKTYFAHDPLQQCVVGDIVLLKALPERRSKHVKHELAEIVFKVGKVIDPITGKPCAGTRFLENLSDSENLTEADTTYLSEKLQELKVCSTNSGEKV